The following proteins are co-located in the Acidicapsa acidisoli genome:
- the ruvX gene encoding Holliday junction resolvase RuvX, translated as MRCPRSSHLETALVPRYLGLDVGSKRIGVAVSDELGLTAQPVLTLTRKRNPREDMRSLARLCRRFGCVGIVVGNPLHLSGEASTQGEKTREFAEELGQMAALPVHFWDERLTSREAHAILYAAGKSRQEHKPLVDQVAAVLILQSFLDARSNRRRDLENEAPEGGIAPGEASD; from the coding sequence TTGCGTTGTCCAAGGAGTTCTCATCTGGAAACTGCACTTGTACCACGTTACCTGGGGCTGGACGTCGGTTCGAAGAGGATTGGCGTCGCCGTTTCGGATGAGCTCGGGTTGACGGCGCAGCCGGTGCTGACACTGACGCGTAAGCGCAATCCGCGGGAGGATATGCGCTCGCTGGCGAGGCTTTGCCGGCGGTTTGGCTGCGTGGGGATCGTGGTGGGCAATCCGCTGCATCTCTCGGGCGAGGCTAGTACGCAGGGCGAAAAGACGCGGGAATTCGCCGAAGAGTTAGGACAGATGGCGGCTTTGCCGGTGCACTTTTGGGACGAACGGCTCACCAGCCGCGAGGCGCACGCAATTCTTTATGCCGCGGGCAAAAGCCGTCAGGAGCACAAGCCGCTGGTGGATCAGGTGGCGGCGGTGCTGATCCTTCAGTCGTTTCTCGACGCCCGTTCGAATCGAAGGCGCGACCTCGAAAACGAAGCCCCTGAGGGTGGCATCGCGCCCGGAGAAGCTTCAGATTGA
- the mltG gene encoding endolytic transglycosylase MltG → MRSRRRGSRKKKGSGAGFLVFLFFFLLLLAGAAAAWFVFLPAGPQGETFVEIAPGSSSNQIATQLEQTGVVRSRYAFDLVRLWKRGRLKAGEYRFDHAAPVTEVYARIARGDVYTLPVTIPEGANRFDIAARIVQAGFLNVNKEDFLAATVSETPLIADLDPQARNLEGYLFPDTYRFPRKVTSAQIISTMVRRFRTVTSELDLARPPQTSVSRNVHDIVTLASLVERETAVASERPLVASVLANRLAKKMPLMTDPAVIYGLEVKDLWRGAIYQSDLSDPKHDTPYNTYRHIGLPPGPIANPGMASLRAAMNPAATDYLYFVAAGADPQGKSRFASTLDEHNKNVASYRKAVRQAGGR, encoded by the coding sequence TTGAGGTCACGTCGGCGAGGTTCGCGGAAAAAGAAGGGTTCCGGCGCGGGTTTTCTGGTTTTCCTGTTTTTCTTTCTGCTGTTGCTGGCGGGCGCAGCGGCAGCCTGGTTTGTCTTCTTGCCTGCCGGTCCGCAGGGCGAGACTTTTGTCGAGATCGCCCCGGGCAGCAGCAGTAATCAGATTGCAACTCAATTGGAGCAGACGGGCGTCGTTCGCAGCCGTTATGCCTTCGACCTTGTCCGGCTGTGGAAACGGGGCCGTCTCAAGGCCGGGGAGTATCGTTTCGACCACGCTGCTCCGGTGACTGAGGTGTACGCACGAATCGCTCGCGGCGACGTCTACACCTTACCGGTCACCATACCTGAGGGCGCGAACCGCTTCGACATTGCGGCGCGGATAGTACAGGCAGGCTTTCTCAACGTGAACAAGGAGGATTTTCTGGCAGCTACGGTATCCGAAACTCCCCTCATCGCCGACCTCGATCCCCAGGCGCGCAACCTGGAGGGGTATCTGTTTCCGGACACCTATCGTTTTCCGCGCAAAGTGACCTCAGCCCAGATCATCAGCACGATGGTGCGCCGCTTCCGAACCGTAACCTCCGAACTCGATCTGGCTCGGCCCCCTCAAACCTCAGTCTCGCGCAACGTGCATGACATCGTCACCCTCGCCTCTCTGGTAGAGCGCGAAACCGCCGTGGCTTCGGAGCGTCCGCTCGTCGCCAGCGTACTTGCGAACCGCCTGGCGAAGAAGATGCCGCTGATGACCGACCCAGCGGTCATTTACGGGCTCGAAGTCAAAGACCTGTGGCGCGGCGCGATCTACCAGTCCGACCTCTCCGATCCAAAGCACGACACGCCCTACAACACCTATCGCCATATCGGCCTGCCTCCCGGCCCTATCGCCAACCCCGGCATGGCGTCGTTGCGTGCAGCCATGAATCCCGCCGCCACGGACTACCTGTATTTCGTCGCTGCCGGAGCCGATCCGCAAGGCAAGTCGCGATTCGCCTCAACCCTTGATGAGCACAACAAAAACGTCGCCAGCTACCGCAAGGCTGTAAGACAAGCAGGTGGCCGTTGA
- a CDS encoding outer membrane lipoprotein-sorting protein, translated as MNAVRPIRNHACRPAAAAVALALCLPVIVSLTGCASMLVSKRKLPVPVAPPSVQTASASELVARLNDQWDKFQSLTASVDIQASHLKAQEGVATDYPSFRANLLLRKPEMLRVLGRLPVLQTKMFDLASDGTRFTLVIPPKDEYYSDLNSRKGTSLKWYENLRPGPLFDSMVVRGLEKDDFYSVISETTTMEDTVNKRLMVEPEYILNIVRRKADSQELYPVRVVHFHREDLLPYQEDLYNDKGDLETQVFYGVYKNFDGTNYPGTITLKRPQDEYQLVMTVERVTANPALTDDMFQVEIPEDYKKQELK; from the coding sequence TTGAACGCAGTACGTCCAATTCGGAATCACGCGTGTCGACCGGCAGCCGCCGCCGTCGCGCTTGCGCTTTGCCTGCCCGTTATCGTCTCGCTCACGGGCTGCGCGAGCATGCTTGTCTCCAAGCGCAAGCTGCCGGTGCCGGTTGCGCCGCCTAGTGTGCAAACGGCCTCGGCGTCCGAGCTGGTAGCGCGCCTGAACGATCAATGGGACAAATTCCAGAGCCTGACCGCATCGGTCGACATCCAGGCAAGCCACCTGAAAGCCCAGGAAGGCGTCGCGACAGACTACCCAAGCTTCCGCGCCAACCTGCTGCTGCGCAAGCCGGAGATGCTGCGCGTTCTCGGCAGGCTTCCGGTCCTGCAGACCAAGATGTTCGATCTGGCCAGTGACGGAACCCGGTTCACGCTCGTCATTCCGCCCAAGGACGAGTACTACTCCGACCTCAACTCCCGCAAGGGAACCTCGCTCAAATGGTATGAGAATCTTCGCCCCGGTCCGCTCTTTGACTCCATGGTTGTGCGCGGCCTCGAAAAGGACGACTTTTATTCCGTCATCTCCGAAACCACGACGATGGAAGACACCGTCAATAAGCGGTTGATGGTGGAGCCTGAGTACATCCTCAACATCGTGCGCCGCAAGGCGGACAGCCAGGAGCTTTACCCGGTGCGAGTGGTCCACTTCCACCGCGAAGACCTGCTGCCCTATCAGGAGGATCTCTATAACGACAAGGGCGACCTCGAGACCCAGGTCTTCTACGGTGTGTACAAAAATTTCGACGGAACCAACTATCCCGGCACGATCACTCTCAAGCGCCCGCAGGATGAGTACCAGCTCGTGATGACTGTCGAGCGAGTAACCGCGAACCCCGCGCTTACCGATGACATGTTTCAAGTAGAAATCCCCGAAGACTACAAAAAGCAGGAATTGAAGTAG
- a CDS encoding autotransporter outer membrane beta-barrel domain-containing protein, translating to MTRIDRWSALRCASGFAPGLLLALAVQHWAVAQDLRTAPPSNTAMTTALPDAVNSNVPRLMKFSGVVADPDGKPATGIVAVTFNFYKEQEGAALWTETQNLQLDAQGRYTVLLGAGSAAGLPIDLFASGNALWLGVQPELAGQSELPRVLLVAVPYALKAADADTLGGKPASAYALSQGQATPSSGLANGNLSVAQRNALQTENFRGDHDDHGRSVRGHGMNDFIPIWTGDDSLGDSILFQTLDNVGAGTRTPGAKLDAVSSGIAVRGTSSGAGQSGVVGVSNATTGYGSGVSGTSASVNGAGVAGYATATSNNGSGVYGQNSSGSGAGVVGVNSATTGYANGVYGQTVSTSGNGLSGFANAASGYTAGVYGYSASTNGSGVYGDSPNNVGVGGMGGTLGVWGDTVSTSGSGVAGYADATSGYTNGVFGQSASTNGNGVSGNAIATTGNAYGVNGSTFTTGFGAGVAGAAWATTGTAFGVFGQTASNNAPGIFGYASSTSGTPVGVVGFVESPNAVAGQFVAHSGSGLILQGLSGSATTQVFTVDANGNLDISGNLTVSGSKSARVKLQDGRDVALYAVESPENWFEDFGTAQLQAGAVQVSLDPGFLQTIDSTANYHVFLTPKGDCHGLYVASTTSAGFVVRELGSGSSSVAFDYRIVAHRRGFETIRLQEVKVPKGPTDMQAKIAGIKSAAHSIAPPRITAPAMSHPAPPVH from the coding sequence ATGACCAGAATCGACAGGTGGAGTGCGCTCAGGTGCGCCTCAGGCTTCGCCCCAGGACTGCTGTTAGCCTTGGCAGTGCAACACTGGGCAGTTGCCCAGGATCTCAGGACCGCGCCCCCCAGCAATACAGCCATGACAACGGCCCTGCCGGACGCCGTGAACAGCAATGTCCCACGTCTAATGAAGTTCAGCGGCGTGGTGGCAGACCCAGACGGCAAACCCGCGACCGGCATCGTGGCCGTGACCTTCAACTTCTATAAAGAACAGGAAGGTGCAGCCCTCTGGACGGAAACTCAGAACCTGCAGTTGGACGCGCAAGGCCGCTATACCGTGCTGTTGGGTGCAGGATCGGCGGCTGGCTTGCCGATCGATCTCTTTGCCTCCGGCAACGCGCTCTGGCTTGGCGTGCAGCCGGAACTAGCCGGACAAAGCGAGCTGCCACGTGTGCTGCTGGTGGCAGTGCCCTACGCCTTGAAGGCCGCAGACGCCGACACGCTGGGCGGAAAACCGGCCTCAGCCTATGCGTTGTCACAAGGCCAGGCAACACCCTCGTCTGGCCTGGCAAACGGCAATCTCTCCGTTGCGCAACGAAACGCTCTGCAAACCGAAAATTTCAGAGGCGATCATGACGACCATGGCCGGTCAGTGCGAGGCCACGGCATGAACGACTTCATTCCAATCTGGACCGGCGACGATAGTCTGGGAGACTCGATCCTCTTTCAGACGCTGGACAACGTCGGAGCAGGCACCAGGACACCGGGCGCGAAACTCGATGCCGTCAGCTCCGGCATCGCTGTTCGCGGGACATCCTCCGGCGCAGGCCAAAGCGGCGTCGTTGGCGTTTCCAATGCGACGACAGGCTACGGGAGCGGAGTATCCGGAACCAGCGCCAGCGTAAACGGAGCTGGTGTCGCCGGTTACGCCACCGCGACTTCCAATAATGGGAGCGGCGTCTACGGCCAGAATTCTAGCGGAAGCGGCGCTGGCGTGGTTGGAGTGAACAGCGCCACAACAGGTTATGCCAACGGCGTCTATGGTCAGACCGTCAGCACCAGCGGAAACGGCTTGAGCGGCTTTGCTAATGCGGCCTCCGGCTACACCGCCGGTGTATACGGCTACAGTGCCAGCACCAACGGTTCCGGCGTGTACGGCGACAGCCCGAACAATGTTGGAGTAGGCGGCATGGGCGGCACGCTGGGCGTCTGGGGAGACACCGTCAGCACCAGCGGCTCCGGCGTGGCTGGTTACGCCGACGCAACTTCCGGCTACACCAACGGCGTCTTCGGCCAGAGCGCCAGCACCAACGGAAACGGAGTGAGCGGCAATGCTATTGCAACTACAGGCAATGCCTACGGCGTGAATGGATCGACTTTTACCACGGGTTTCGGAGCAGGTGTTGCTGGAGCGGCATGGGCTACGACGGGGACAGCCTTCGGCGTATTTGGCCAAACTGCGAGCAACAACGCGCCGGGAATCTTCGGTTATGCAAGCTCAACTTCCGGCACGCCAGTTGGAGTCGTCGGGTTTGTCGAGAGCCCGAACGCTGTAGCCGGCCAGTTCGTAGCTCACAGCGGGTCAGGATTGATCCTGCAAGGTCTGTCCGGAAGCGCCACTACGCAGGTCTTCACAGTAGATGCGAACGGCAACCTGGACATCAGCGGCAACCTGACCGTCTCCGGAAGCAAATCCGCGAGGGTGAAACTACAGGATGGCCGGGATGTGGCGCTTTACGCCGTCGAAAGCCCGGAGAACTGGTTTGAAGACTTCGGCACGGCGCAGTTGCAAGCAGGCGCAGTGCAAGTCTCGCTCGATCCCGGATTTCTCCAGACGATCGACTCGACAGCCAACTACCATGTCTTTCTCACTCCAAAGGGCGACTGTCACGGCCTCTACGTAGCGAGCACAACATCGGCGGGCTTTGTGGTGCGTGAGCTGGGCAGCGGAAGTTCGAGCGTCGCCTTCGATTACCGGATTGTGGCCCATCGGCGCGGCTTCGAAACCATCCGGCTCCAGGAAGTAAAAGTGCCAAAAGGCCCAACCGACATGCAGGCAAAAATCGCCGGCATAAAATCGGCTGCACATTCCATCGCACCACCCCGAATCACTGCTCCTGCCATGTCGCATCCAGCTCCACCAGTGCATTAG
- a CDS encoding N-acetylmuramoyl-L-alanine amidase, whose protein sequence is MHKSLRPMGLACCLLAAAWSFCAPAFAVGFSRSSTRHSTPVESAWDRAVRLRDQLEATPKEKRTRESYEEVLDAFRGIYHQKPGSAKAPPAVAAVADLLAEKGRVLSDQHALRAAIGQYEFLRDQYPHSSQVDDALLLEAEICRQDLKDKACAEEKLRQVIAERPDSSFSEQAGIELREIEAPPPPAGKTAKARRSMAPVIPAPEVAADSTTPPSSGTKTRASRLSSQVAQTDAAPSNAQVILDDAPVQVPTNSGNGQTSSGSGRVVMITGMRHWSNPTSTRIAIDLGGKVEYEAARVPNPDRIFFDLHGARLASSLNGHQVEVVDDGYLKRIRAAQFHPDVTRVVLDVTDVSEYSAFLLPNPWRLIIDVHSDKSAGKLAQANGTSATVGPSQPIAPATRPATSAESTIADVAKLSSEPAKVPATAGPTSGPVSARVTTPAPALDSGSSTASADASAAGATGSNVGKSRRKGKSGSTSAGNSTEADAVPHAAEPTADGERSLVRALGLKVGRIVIDPGHGGHDSGTLGPGGIQEKDVVLDVALRVGKLLHKRLGAEIVYTRDDDTFIPLETRTAIANKAQADLFLSIHANSSPEPSARGVETYYLNFTSDPNALDVAARENAISNSSVHQLSDLVRKITLRDKIDESREFAADVDAGLYDGLKSGNPGLRDRGVKKAPFVVLIGAQMPSILAEISFLTNPDDAEQLREGSYRQRIAESLDAGVERYLRGLSGTNPVEKARSSTKSSIESGEPAGQ, encoded by the coding sequence GGAATCAGCGTGGGATCGAGCTGTGCGGCTGCGCGATCAGTTGGAAGCCACGCCGAAGGAGAAGCGCACCCGGGAAAGCTACGAGGAAGTGCTGGATGCGTTCCGGGGGATCTACCATCAGAAGCCCGGGTCTGCCAAAGCTCCGCCTGCGGTCGCTGCCGTAGCCGACCTGCTCGCTGAAAAGGGTCGCGTTCTCTCCGATCAGCACGCGCTGCGGGCGGCCATCGGGCAGTATGAATTTTTGCGGGATCAATACCCGCATAGCTCTCAGGTTGACGATGCCTTGTTGCTGGAGGCGGAGATCTGCCGCCAGGACCTGAAAGACAAGGCCTGCGCCGAAGAGAAACTTCGGCAGGTCATTGCCGAGCGCCCGGACAGCTCATTCAGCGAGCAGGCGGGGATCGAATTGCGGGAGATCGAAGCTCCTCCGCCGCCAGCCGGAAAGACGGCCAAAGCCCGGCGATCAATGGCTCCAGTGATTCCAGCGCCCGAAGTTGCCGCGGATTCGACGACGCCTCCCAGCAGTGGTACCAAAACTCGCGCCAGCCGTTTGAGCAGCCAGGTTGCCCAGACTGATGCGGCGCCATCGAACGCCCAGGTAATCCTCGATGACGCGCCGGTGCAGGTTCCGACGAATTCAGGCAATGGGCAGACATCCTCTGGCTCTGGCCGGGTGGTGATGATTACCGGTATGCGCCACTGGTCCAACCCGACCTCGACGCGCATTGCCATCGATCTTGGCGGCAAGGTGGAATACGAGGCGGCGCGGGTTCCCAATCCCGATCGGATTTTTTTTGATCTGCATGGGGCGCGGCTCGCTTCGAGCCTCAATGGGCACCAGGTTGAGGTGGTGGATGATGGCTATCTCAAGCGCATTCGCGCGGCGCAGTTCCATCCGGACGTGACCCGAGTGGTGCTGGATGTTACGGATGTTAGCGAGTATTCGGCGTTCTTGCTGCCCAATCCGTGGCGGCTGATTATTGACGTTCACAGCGACAAATCTGCTGGAAAGCTGGCTCAGGCCAATGGCACCTCGGCAACCGTCGGGCCTTCGCAGCCGATTGCGCCCGCTACTCGACCGGCCACCAGTGCGGAGAGCACGATTGCGGATGTGGCGAAATTGAGCAGTGAGCCGGCGAAGGTTCCGGCGACGGCTGGGCCGACGAGTGGGCCAGTCTCGGCGCGCGTGACGACTCCCGCGCCTGCCCTGGATTCGGGCAGCAGTACGGCTTCGGCGGATGCTTCCGCAGCGGGTGCGACTGGCAGCAACGTCGGGAAGAGCCGCAGGAAGGGCAAAAGCGGGTCGACGTCGGCGGGCAATTCGACAGAGGCGGACGCGGTTCCTCATGCCGCAGAGCCAACCGCCGACGGAGAGCGTTCGCTGGTACGGGCGCTGGGGTTGAAGGTTGGGCGCATCGTCATCGATCCGGGGCACGGCGGGCATGATTCCGGAACGCTTGGCCCTGGTGGTATTCAGGAGAAGGACGTGGTGCTGGATGTTGCGCTGCGCGTGGGCAAGCTGCTGCATAAGCGTCTGGGTGCGGAGATTGTTTACACCCGCGATGACGATACGTTCATTCCGCTGGAGACGCGCACCGCGATTGCCAACAAGGCACAGGCGGACCTATTTTTGTCGATTCACGCGAACTCGAGCCCTGAGCCCTCGGCGCGCGGCGTGGAGACTTACTACCTGAATTTTACTTCCGACCCGAATGCGTTGGATGTTGCGGCGCGCGAGAATGCGATTTCCAACAGCTCTGTGCATCAGCTTTCCGATCTGGTGCGCAAGATTACTCTAAGGGACAAGATCGACGAGTCGCGCGAGTTTGCCGCCGATGTAGATGCGGGTCTTTATGACGGATTGAAGTCGGGCAATCCTGGGTTGCGAGATCGCGGCGTGAAGAAGGCTCCGTTTGTGGTGCTGATAGGCGCGCAGATGCCGTCAATCTTGGCGGAGATCAGCTTTCTTACCAATCCCGATGACGCCGAGCAATTACGGGAAGGCAGCTACCGGCAGCGGATTGCCGAATCGCTGGATGCCGGCGTGGAGCGTTATCTGCGCGGGCTGAGCGGGACCAACCCGGTTGAGAAGGCGAGGAGTTCGACCAAGAGTTCAATTGAAAGCGGCGAGCCGGCGGGACAGTAA